The Kitasatospora setae KM-6054 genome contains a region encoding:
- a CDS encoding SDR family oxidoreductase, with the protein MRCLVTGATGYLGGRLVPELLADGARVRCLVRDPARLRDHPWRAAVETATGDVTRPETLDGAFDGVDVAYYLVHSLGTGPDFETVDRDAARAFGRAAARAGVRRIVYLGGLVPPDLPEGALSPHLRSRVATGRALREGGTAVTELRAAVVIGSGSASFEMLRHLTERLPVMVTPRWVDTRIQPIAVRDVLRLLTAAAHLPDDPGTDRVFDVGGPEVLTYRAMMQRYARVAGLHRRLILALPVLTPSLSSHWVGLVTPVPGGLARPLVESLRHEVVRSEHDLERWIPDPPGGPIGFDRSVELALRRVRDDEVATRWSSASLPGVPSDPLPTDPDWAGGSLYQDVRERRVDAPPEALWRVVEGIGGEHGWYSFPLAWVVRGLLDRLAGGVGLRRGRRSPGRLRVGDSLDFWRVEEIEPGRLLRLRAEMRLPGLAWLELTVTPDGTRSCYRQRALFHPHGLAGQLYWWSVAPFHAVVFGGMARNIAARAESDPEADRTAERPHR; encoded by the coding sequence GTGCGCTGTCTGGTGACCGGTGCCACCGGGTACCTCGGCGGGCGACTGGTGCCCGAACTGCTCGCGGACGGGGCCCGGGTGCGCTGCCTGGTGCGCGACCCCGCCCGGCTGCGCGACCACCCCTGGCGGGCCGCCGTGGAGACCGCCACCGGCGACGTCACCCGCCCCGAGACCCTGGACGGGGCCTTCGACGGCGTGGACGTCGCCTACTACCTGGTGCACTCGCTCGGCACCGGCCCCGACTTCGAGACCGTCGACCGGGACGCCGCCCGGGCCTTCGGCCGCGCCGCCGCCCGGGCCGGCGTCCGCCGGATCGTCTACCTCGGCGGCCTCGTCCCGCCCGACCTGCCGGAGGGCGCGCTCTCCCCGCACCTGCGCTCCCGGGTCGCCACCGGCCGGGCGCTGCGCGAGGGCGGCACGGCCGTCACCGAACTGCGCGCCGCCGTGGTGATCGGCTCCGGCTCGGCCTCCTTCGAGATGCTCCGCCACCTCACCGAGCGCCTCCCGGTGATGGTCACCCCGCGCTGGGTCGACACCCGGATCCAGCCGATCGCCGTCCGCGACGTGCTGCGCCTGCTGACCGCCGCCGCCCACCTGCCCGACGACCCCGGCACCGACCGGGTCTTCGACGTCGGCGGCCCCGAGGTGCTCACCTACCGCGCCATGATGCAGCGCTACGCCCGCGTCGCCGGCCTGCACCGCCGGCTGATCCTGGCCCTGCCCGTCCTCACCCCCTCGCTCTCCTCGCACTGGGTCGGCCTGGTCACCCCGGTGCCCGGCGGGCTGGCCCGGCCGCTGGTCGAGTCGCTGCGCCACGAGGTGGTCCGCTCCGAGCACGACCTGGAGCGCTGGATCCCCGATCCGCCCGGCGGCCCGATCGGCTTCGACCGCTCGGTCGAGCTCGCGCTGCGCCGGGTCCGCGACGACGAGGTGGCCACCCGCTGGTCCTCCGCCTCGCTGCCCGGCGTGCCCAGCGACCCGCTGCCCACCGACCCCGACTGGGCCGGCGGCAGCCTCTACCAGGACGTCCGGGAGCGCCGGGTCGACGCCCCGCCCGAGGCGCTCTGGCGGGTCGTCGAGGGCATCGGCGGCGAGCACGGCTGGTACTCCTTCCCGCTCGCCTGGGTCGTCCGGGGCCTGCTCGACCGGCTGGCCGGCGGCGTCGGACTGCGCCGCGGCCGACGTTCACCCGGACGGCTCAGGGTCGGCGACTCGCTCGACTTCTGGCGGGTCGAGGAGATCGAACCCGGCCGGCTGCTCCGGCTGCGCGCCGAGATGCGGCTGCCCGGCCTCGCCTGGCTGGAACTCACCGTCACCCCCGACGGCACCCGCTCGTGCTACCGCCAGCGCGCCCTGTTCCACCCGCACGGCCTGGCCGGGCAGCTCTACTGGTGGTCGGTCGCCCCGTTCCACGCCGTGGTCTTCGGCGGGATGGCCCGCAACATCGCGGCCCGCGCCGAGTCCGACCCGGAGGCCGACCGGACGGCGGAGCGGCCCCACAGGTAG
- a CDS encoding helix-turn-helix domain-containing protein, whose translation MTTDHAPAPGTALAHRFADRLADLGLTEAQAAAQAGMSTAYLHRVLELGRDFDPPALLRLAAVLGLEYEELVAGRPAERVKRPDGPALVGPPVLGELSVAECWQRLGSNGLGRIARTGPDGPVVRPVGYLAHDHTVLYRTTEDGLLAPGPGGDAAFEVDRADRDLHEGWSVLMVGPLDYVTEPALLAELPKPPAHGRWVRLTPTTVTGRTIRAAGGRAAA comes from the coding sequence GTGACCACCGACCACGCCCCGGCCCCCGGGACCGCGCTCGCCCACCGCTTCGCCGACCGCCTCGCCGACCTCGGCCTCACCGAGGCGCAGGCAGCCGCCCAGGCGGGCATGTCGACCGCCTACCTGCACCGCGTCCTGGAACTCGGACGCGACTTCGACCCGCCCGCGCTGCTCCGGCTGGCCGCCGTCCTCGGCCTGGAGTACGAGGAGCTGGTGGCCGGTCGACCCGCCGAACGGGTGAAGCGCCCGGACGGCCCCGCCCTGGTCGGCCCGCCGGTCCTCGGCGAGCTCAGCGTCGCCGAGTGCTGGCAGCGCCTCGGCTCCAACGGCCTCGGCCGGATCGCCCGCACCGGGCCGGACGGGCCCGTGGTGCGCCCGGTCGGCTACCTCGCGCACGACCACACCGTCCTCTACCGCACCACCGAGGACGGCCTGCTCGCCCCCGGCCCCGGCGGCGACGCCGCCTTCGAGGTCGACCGCGCCGACCGGGACCTGCACGAGGGCTGGAGCGTGCTGATGGTCGGCCCGCTCGACTACGTCACCGAACCGGCCCTGCTCGCCGAACTGCCCAAACCCCCCGCGCACGGCCGCTGGGTCCGGCTCACCCCCACCACCGTCACCGGACGGACCATCCGGGCGGCCGGCGGCCGGGCCGCGGCGTAG
- a CDS encoding universal stress protein, whose amino-acid sequence MTRPVLAAVDASVRSRAAAHWAAQEAGRREAPLRLLHAWPYLGRKANDLVKADDLESGAQAMLGDVAEELRAAYPGLEVTGELVPDAAIDGLTAAAGQGQLLVIGTRGLGGFRGLLVGSVSLGVAGRSAAPVVLVREGRPEQPSHEPEVAVGLDALEPNDAVLEFAFEQARLRGARVRVVHGWELPPTYGYAGWIPIETEQQELGALAVGMVAEAVAPWREKYPRTLVLEDVRTGGGAAALVEASEQADLVVVGRRRRTLGLGSRLGSVAHAVIHHAQAPVAVVPHD is encoded by the coding sequence ATGACTCGTCCCGTTCTCGCCGCAGTAGACGCGTCCGTCCGCAGCCGGGCCGCCGCGCACTGGGCCGCCCAGGAGGCCGGCCGGCGGGAGGCCCCGCTGCGGCTGCTGCACGCCTGGCCCTACCTGGGGCGGAAGGCGAACGACCTGGTGAAGGCCGACGACCTGGAGAGCGGCGCGCAGGCGATGCTCGGCGACGTCGCCGAGGAGCTGCGGGCCGCCTACCCGGGCCTGGAGGTGACCGGCGAGCTGGTGCCGGACGCGGCGATCGACGGGCTGACGGCGGCCGCCGGGCAGGGGCAGCTGCTGGTGATCGGCACCCGGGGCCTGGGCGGCTTCCGGGGGCTGCTGGTCGGCTCGGTCAGCCTGGGCGTGGCGGGCCGGTCGGCGGCGCCGGTGGTGCTGGTCCGCGAGGGCCGCCCGGAGCAGCCGTCGCACGAGCCGGAGGTCGCGGTCGGCCTGGACGCGCTGGAGCCGAACGACGCGGTGCTGGAGTTCGCCTTCGAGCAGGCCCGGCTGCGCGGCGCCCGGGTCCGGGTGGTGCACGGCTGGGAGCTGCCGCCGACCTACGGGTACGCGGGGTGGATCCCGATCGAGACCGAGCAGCAGGAGCTGGGCGCGCTGGCGGTCGGCATGGTCGCCGAGGCGGTCGCCCCGTGGCGGGAGAAGTACCCGCGCACGCTGGTCCTGGAGGACGTCCGCACCGGTGGCGGCGCGGCCGCGCTGGTCGAGGCGTCCGAGCAGGCCGACCTGGTGGTGGTCGGCCGCCGCCGGCGCACCCTGGGCCTGGGCAGCAGGCTGGGCTCGGTCGCCCACGCGGTGATCCACCACGCGCAGGCGCCGGTCGCCGTCGTCCCGCACGACTGA
- a CDS encoding PP2C family protein-serine/threonine phosphatase produces the protein MDGRPEQADRGESLRRTVERLRGEQRLVRPVEPPGPPPIVPEEALDPELARPPDPDLHHLLDAVPQPAVLAEPVPGAGGGVRDLAAVILNEAAVRHPFHPGPAYQEAGAGGGISLREAYPGLWTAAFADAVAEVLRTGLAARAVPVRWRAVLSGGRTRLRHERVTVHRLGRRLLLVWPDDRTEQIARAAQRIARVGWAEWGLRDGRLDISPGLAVLLGLPPDTAVVPPGRALRRVTETARPALYQELDRLLTTGADIDVLTELYGVGRPRRIRLVAEVVREEDGPVEGLRAVLQDVTELSESRRRLREQEEETERQARRADAEHHVVQRLQEALQPHSAVLTGLGVSTAAAYRPAEAGVGGDWYKVRQLPDGQVLLAVGDARGHGLDAVALMSMLRHALAGLAFTGALVESLGGWLNRIACDEGDEATATAVVARYYPGRRLLRWICAGHPPPVLLRDGRVEPLEADVGPPLGVLPEVSYRAVETYVRPGDTVLLYTDGLVERRDQDIDVRIEALCAAVRKHAVRDCATGPDLQELVDAVVREMSGPLSEDDATLLAFRFDR, from the coding sequence GTGGACGGGCGACCTGAGCAGGCCGATCGGGGCGAGTCCCTGCGCCGCACCGTCGAGCGGTTGCGCGGGGAGCAGCGCCTGGTCCGGCCGGTCGAGCCGCCGGGGCCGCCGCCGATCGTCCCGGAGGAGGCGCTGGACCCGGAGCTGGCCCGGCCGCCGGACCCCGACCTGCACCACCTGCTCGACGCCGTCCCGCAGCCCGCCGTGCTGGCGGAGCCGGTGCCGGGTGCCGGCGGGGGCGTCCGCGACCTGGCCGCGGTGATCCTGAACGAGGCCGCCGTCCGGCACCCGTTCCACCCGGGCCCGGCCTACCAGGAGGCCGGCGCGGGCGGTGGCATCTCGCTGCGCGAGGCGTATCCGGGGCTGTGGACGGCCGCGTTCGCGGACGCCGTCGCCGAAGTGCTGCGGACGGGGCTGGCGGCCCGGGCCGTCCCGGTGCGCTGGCGTGCGGTGCTGTCCGGCGGCCGCACCCGGCTGCGGCACGAGCGGGTCACCGTGCACCGGCTGGGCCGCCGGCTGCTGCTGGTGTGGCCGGACGACCGCACCGAGCAGATCGCCCGCGCCGCGCAGCGGATCGCCCGGGTCGGCTGGGCCGAGTGGGGCCTGCGCGACGGCCGGCTCGACATCTCGCCCGGCCTGGCCGTCCTGCTCGGCCTGCCGCCGGACACCGCCGTCGTCCCCCCGGGCCGGGCGCTGCGCCGGGTCACCGAGACCGCCCGCCCGGCCCTCTACCAGGAGCTCGACCGGCTGCTGACCACCGGCGCGGACATCGACGTGCTGACCGAGCTGTACGGGGTCGGCCGGCCGCGCCGGATCCGGCTGGTGGCCGAGGTGGTGCGGGAGGAGGACGGCCCGGTGGAGGGCCTGCGGGCGGTGCTGCAGGACGTCACCGAGCTGTCGGAGAGCCGGCGGCGGTTGCGCGAGCAGGAGGAGGAGACCGAGCGCCAGGCCCGCCGCGCCGACGCCGAGCACCACGTCGTCCAGCGCCTCCAGGAGGCCCTGCAGCCGCACTCCGCCGTCCTCACCGGGCTCGGCGTCAGCACCGCCGCCGCCTACCGCCCGGCCGAGGCCGGGGTCGGCGGCGACTGGTACAAGGTGCGCCAACTCCCGGACGGTCAGGTGCTGTTGGCGGTCGGCGACGCGCGCGGGCACGGGCTGGACGCGGTCGCCCTGATGTCGATGCTGCGGCACGCGCTGGCCGGGCTGGCGTTCACCGGCGCGCTGGTCGAGTCGCTCGGCGGCTGGCTCAACCGGATCGCCTGCGACGAGGGCGACGAGGCCACCGCCACCGCGGTTGTCGCCCGCTACTACCCGGGCCGGCGCCTGCTGCGCTGGATCTGCGCCGGCCACCCGCCGCCGGTCCTGCTGCGCGACGGCCGGGTCGAGCCGCTGGAGGCCGACGTCGGCCCGCCGCTCGGCGTCCTGCCCGAGGTGTCCTACCGCGCGGTGGAGACGTACGTCCGCCCCGGCGACACCGTGCTGCTGTACACCGACGGCCTGGTCGAGCGCCGCGACCAGGACATCGACGTCCGGATCGAGGCGCTCTGCGCGGCCGTCCGCAAGCACGCCGTCCGGGACTGCGCGACCGGCCCCGACCTGCAGGAACTGGTGGACGCGGTGGTGCGCGAGATGTCCGGACCGCTCTCCGAGGACGACGCCACGCTGCTGGCGTTCCGCTTCGACCGGTAG
- a CDS encoding NADPH-dependent FMN reductase, protein MTATKILAISGSLRADSHNTRLLRAAQKHTPADQQIEIYDGLRELPPYDYDLDTPELRPATVSELRRKVQEADGLLIATPEFNYSIPGVLKNALDWLSTDWTRTEGLPLHRKPTAILGAAPTNFGSVRAQLALRQVFVWTESDVVVKPEVIVFRSHERFDAEGNLTDETTVGLLQGLLTALQEKIDAR, encoded by the coding sequence ATGACCGCAACCAAGATCCTCGCCATCTCCGGCTCGCTCCGCGCCGACTCGCACAACACCCGGCTGCTGCGCGCCGCACAGAAGCACACGCCCGCCGACCAGCAGATCGAGATCTACGACGGCCTGCGCGAACTGCCCCCGTACGACTACGACCTGGACACCCCCGAGCTCCGCCCGGCCACCGTGAGCGAGCTGCGCCGCAAGGTCCAGGAGGCGGACGGACTGCTGATCGCCACCCCCGAGTTCAACTACTCGATCCCCGGCGTGCTGAAGAACGCCCTCGACTGGCTGAGCACCGACTGGACCCGCACCGAGGGCCTGCCGCTGCACCGCAAGCCCACCGCGATCCTCGGCGCCGCGCCCACCAACTTCGGCTCCGTCCGGGCCCAACTCGCCCTGCGTCAGGTGTTCGTGTGGACCGAGAGCGACGTCGTGGTGAAGCCCGAGGTGATCGTCTTCCGCTCCCACGAGCGCTTCGACGCCGAGGGCAACCTCACCGACGAGACCACCGTCGGCCTGCTCCAGGGGCTGCTCACCGCCCTGCAGGAGAAGATCGACGCCCGCTGA
- a CDS encoding pirin-like C-terminal cupin domain-containing protein has product MGHAHRDRRPAPAHHNAAAHVLTGRATAGGSTLPDGRLAVLGTGRERFTVRADGGPAEALVLVLAPAGEPIGEPVARGGPFVMNTAAELRQAQQDFTRGATGRMPF; this is encoded by the coding sequence TTGGGCCATGCTCACCGAGACCGCCGCCCCGCCCCCGCCCACCACAACGCCGCGGCCCACGTCCTGACCGGCCGCGCCACCGCCGGCGGCAGCACGCTCCCCGACGGCCGCCTCGCCGTCCTCGGCACCGGCCGCGAACGCTTCACCGTGCGCGCCGACGGCGGCCCCGCCGAGGCGCTGGTGCTGGTGCTGGCGCCGGCCGGCGAGCCGATCGGCGAACCGGTGGCCCGCGGCGGCCCGTTCGTGATGAACACCGCCGCCGAACTCCGGCAGGCCCAGCAGGACTTCACCCGCGGCGCGACGGGGCGGATGCCGTTCTGA
- a CDS encoding TetR/AcrR family transcriptional regulator, producing the protein MSADHPRDPLDEYGIPTIPDPSEAASRKRRAIIDAALAEFLAEGYSAASMDSITKRSGVSKATVYKHVGSKERLFLAVVGGVLPQTYADLTPAGTTLATAPDLRTGLIRHTTELARILLRPEIMSLRRLVIGEIDRFPQLGALWYRVTYDMNNAPLVEALTALATRGELDLPDPSLAVQQLFAATAGIPQLIHTFAPTTPADPATLATQIAAGVDLFLARYTPRPSAGAA; encoded by the coding sequence ATGAGCGCCGACCACCCCCGCGACCCGCTCGACGAGTACGGCATCCCGACCATCCCCGACCCGTCCGAGGCCGCCTCCCGCAAGCGCCGGGCCATCATCGACGCCGCCCTCGCCGAGTTCCTCGCCGAGGGCTACTCCGCCGCCTCGATGGACTCCATCACCAAGCGCTCCGGCGTCTCCAAGGCCACCGTCTACAAGCACGTCGGCAGCAAGGAGCGCCTCTTCCTCGCCGTCGTCGGCGGCGTCCTGCCCCAGACGTACGCGGACCTCACCCCGGCCGGCACGACCCTCGCCACCGCGCCCGACCTGCGGACCGGACTGATCCGCCACACCACCGAACTGGCCCGGATCCTGCTGCGCCCCGAGATCATGTCGCTGCGCCGCCTGGTCATCGGCGAGATCGACCGCTTCCCCCAGCTCGGCGCCCTCTGGTACCGCGTCACCTACGACATGAACAACGCCCCCCTGGTCGAGGCCCTCACCGCCCTCGCCACCCGCGGCGAACTCGACCTCCCCGACCCGTCCCTGGCCGTCCAGCAACTCTTCGCCGCGACCGCCGGCATCCCCCAGCTCATCCACACCTTCGCCCCCACCACCCCCGCCGACCCCGCCACCCTGGCCACCCAGATCGCCGCCGGCGTCGACCTCTTCCTCGCCCGCTACACCCCCCGCCCGTCGGCGGGCGCCGCGTGA
- a CDS encoding dienelactone hydrolase family protein, giving the protein MSGNQRRTPELLALGGAAGAGAVRGVALLLPGGAVRGHGRASRVAAWGMAAPGRRLAGEGRADGVAVLRLRYRFRGWNGPAADTLADTRWALDAVRAAHGDGVRIALLGNSLGGRAAFRAADHPGVVAVAGVAPWLPAGEPVGQLAGRPALIVHGDRDHGEAGAAQSLAYAERARAATALRRLEVPGAGHLLLSRAADAWAPAVDFLLDALAGRDPFHRLPPEDAAAPLRTPVPVGYGTRH; this is encoded by the coding sequence TTGAGCGGGAACCAGCGACGGACGCCGGAGCTCCTGGCACTGGGCGGAGCGGCCGGGGCGGGTGCGGTGCGCGGGGTCGCGCTGCTGCTGCCCGGCGGGGCGGTGCGCGGGCACGGGCGGGCGTCCCGGGTGGCCGCCTGGGGGATGGCCGCGCCCGGGCGGCGGCTGGCCGGGGAGGGGCGGGCGGACGGGGTGGCGGTGCTGCGGCTGCGCTACCGGTTCCGCGGCTGGAACGGCCCGGCGGCCGACACCCTGGCCGACACCCGCTGGGCGCTGGACGCGGTCCGCGCCGCGCACGGGGACGGGGTGCGGATCGCGCTGCTGGGGAACTCGCTCGGCGGCCGGGCCGCCTTCCGTGCGGCGGACCACCCCGGCGTGGTGGCGGTGGCGGGCGTCGCCCCGTGGCTGCCGGCCGGCGAACCGGTCGGACAGCTGGCCGGCCGTCCCGCGCTGATCGTGCACGGGGACCGGGACCACGGCGAGGCCGGGGCCGCGCAGTCGCTCGCCTACGCCGAACGGGCCCGCGCGGCCACCGCGCTGCGCCGGCTGGAAGTACCGGGCGCCGGACACCTGCTGCTCTCCCGGGCCGCGGACGCCTGGGCGCCGGCCGTCGACTTCCTGCTCGACGCGCTGGCCGGGCGCGACCCGTTCCACCGCCTGCCGCCCGAGGACGCCGCCGCTCCGCTGCGCACCCCCGTGCCGGTCGGGTACGGCACGCGGCACTGA